The Humulus lupulus chromosome 4, drHumLupu1.1, whole genome shotgun sequence genome has a window encoding:
- the LOC133831779 gene encoding putative D-cysteine desulfhydrase 1, mitochondrial, giving the protein MGLDFLTKKPYSPPSWASHLNPIPSHFISLGHLPTPIHKWNLPNLPNNTQVWLKRDDLSGMQLSGNKVRKLEFLLADAAAQSADCVITIGAIQSNHCRATAVAARYLNLDCYVILFTSKDIVDQDPGLTGNLLVERLVGAHVELISETEYANIGSVALTNHLKEKLISEGRRPYVIPRGGSNSLATWGDIESIREIEQQLQSGNNADLKFDDIVVACSSGGTVAGVSLGSWMSSLKAKVHAFSVRDEPDYSYDFVQALIDGLGAHGVASRDIFTIHNARGMGYAVSTPEETKFLKDIAAATGVVLDPVYSGKAAYGLLKNMSENPKKWEGRKILFIHTGGLLGLYGKAEQMEVGNWRRMDIPKSASPEDGIVKMF; this is encoded by the exons ATGGGTTTGGATTTCCTCACCAAGAAGCCATATTCGCCTCCTTCATGGGCCTCTCACCTCAATCCCATACCTTCTCACTTCATCTCTCTCGGCCAT CTTCCTACTCCTATTCACAAATGGAATCTTCCTAATTTGCCAAACAACACTCAAGTTTGGTTGAAG CGTGATGATCTTTCTGGGATGCAATTGAGTGGTAACAAAGTAAGGAAGTTGGAGTTTTTGCTGGCAGATGCTGCAGCACAATCTGCCGATTGTGTCATAACAATTGGAGCAATCCAAAGCAACCACTGCCGTGCAACTGCCGTGGCCGCCAGATATCTCAATCTCGATTGTTATGTTATATTATTCACCTCTAAG GATATTGTGGACCAAGATCCAGGATTGACAGGCAATCTCCTGGTGGAGCGGTTAGTTGGAGCTCACGTTGAACTAATTTCAGAAACAGAATATGCAAATATTGGGAGTGTG GCTCTTACCAACCACCTCAAAGAAAAGCTGATAAGTGAAGGGAGGAGGCCATATGTCATTCCTCGTGGTGGATCAAACTCCTTAGCAACCTG GGGCGATATTGAGTCGATTAGAGAGATTGAGCAGCAACTCCAAAGTGGGAATAATGCTGATTTAAAGTTTGACGACATTGTTGTAGCTTGTAGCAG TGGTGGTACAGTTGCTGGTGTCTCATTGGGATCATGGATGAGCTCGCTCAAAGCAAAA gttcatgcattctctgttcGTGATGAGCCCGACTACTCCTATGACTTTGTGCAAGCCCTAATTGATGGCCTTGGAGCTCATGGGGTTGCCTCGCGTGATATTTTTACCATACACAAT GCCAGAGGTATGGGATATGCAGTTAGTACTCCAGAGGAGACAAAATTTCTTAAGGACATTGCTGCAGCCACTGGTGTTGTTCTTGACCCTGTTTATAG TGGGAAAGCTGCTTATGGATTGTTGAAAAACATGAGCGAGAATCCAAAGAAGTGGGAAGGGAGAAAGATCCTCTTTATACACACTGGCGGGTTGCTAGGGTTGTATGGAAAGGCTGAGCAAATGGAGGTAGGAAATTGGCGCCGAATGGACATCCCTAAATCTGCTTCGCCAGAGGATGGTATTGTAAAGATGTTCTAA
- the LOC133831780 gene encoding putative D-cysteine desulfhydrase 1, mitochondrial: MGLDFLTKKPYSPPSWASHLNPIPSHFISLGHLPTPIHKWNLPNLPNNTQVWLKRDDLSGMQLSGSKVRRLEFLLADAAAQAADCVITLGPIQSNHCRATAVAARYLNLDSYIILFTSKDFVDQDPGLTGNLLVERLVGAHVELISETEFANIGSVALTNHLKEKLISEGRRPYVIPAGGTNSFGTWGDIESIREIEQQLQSGNNADLKFDDIVVACGSCGTVAGVSLGSWMSSLKAKVHAFSIYENPDNCYDFVQALIDGLEAHGVASRDIVTIQNAKGMGYAISTPEEIKFLKDIAAATGVVLDPVFSGKAAYGLLKDMSENPKKWEGRKILFIHTGGFLGLYGKTEQIEVGNWRPMDIPKSVP; this comes from the exons ATGGGTTTGGATTTCCTCACCAAGAAGCCATATTCGCCTCCTTCATGGGCCTCTCATCTGAATCCCATACCTTCTCACTTCATCTCTCTCGGCCAT CTTCCTACTCCTATTCACAAATGGAATCTTCCTAATTTGCCAAACAACACTCAAGTTTGGTTGAAG CGTGATGATCTTTCTGGGATGCAATTGAGTGGTAGCAAAGTCAGGAGGTTGGAATTTTTGCTGGCAGATGCTGCAGCACAAGCTGCCGATTGTGTCATAACCCTTGGACCAATCCAAAGCAACCACTGCCGCGCAACTGCCGTGGCCGCCAGATATCTCAATCTCGATTCTTATATTATATTATTCACCTCTAAG GATTTTGTGGACCAAGATCCAGGATTGACAGGCAATCTCCTGGTGGAGCGGTTAGTTGGAGCTCACGTTGAACTAATTTCAGAAACAGAATTTGCAAATATTGGGAGTGTG GCTCTTACCAACCACCTTAAAGAAAAGCTGATAAGTGAAGGGAGGAGACCATATGTCATTCCTGCTGGTGGAACAAACTCCTTCGGAACCTG GGGCGATATTGAATCGATCAGAGAGATTGAGCAGCAACTCCAAAGTGGGAATAATGCTGATTTAAAGTTTGACGACATTGTTGTAGCTTGTGGCAG TTGTGGTACAGTTGCTGGTGTCTCATTGGGATCATGGATGAGCTCGCTCAAGGCAAAA GTTCATGCATTCTCTATTTATGAAAACCCCGACAACTGCTATGACTTTGTGCAAGCCCTAATTGATGGCCTTGAAGCTCATGGGGTTGCCTCGCGTGATATTGTTACCATACAAAAT GCCAAAGGTATGGGATATGCAATTAGTACTCCAGAGGAGATTAAATTTCTTAAGGACATTGCTGCAGCCACTGGTGTTGTTCTTGACCCTGTTTTTAG TGGGAAAGCTGCTTATGGATTGTTGAAAGACATGAGTGAGAATCCAAAGAAGTGGGAAGGGAGAAAGATCCTCTTTATACACACTGGCGGGTTTTTAGGGTTGTATGGAAAGACTGAGCAAATTGAGGTAGGAAATTGGCGCCCAATGGACATCCCTAAATCTGTTCCGTGA
- the LOC133833184 gene encoding 26S proteasome regulatory subunit 6B homolog has translation MACWVGLGWAGACGGAEGKEALGLMLALGRVMKKREPSPGVGRQLLGCMRAQHQSSDEDDLYSRLKSLQRQLEFIDIQEEYIKHEQKNLKRELLRAQEEVKTIQSVPLVIGQFMEMVDQNNGIVGSTTGSNYYVRILSTINRELLKPSAFVALHHHSNALVDVLPPEADSSISLLSQSEKPDVTYSVCPIQSLLDVVIIF, from the exons ATGGCATGTTGGGTTGGGTTGGGCTGGGCTGGTGCGTGTGGAGGAGCTGAAGGGAAGGAGGCCTTGGGCTTGATGTTGGCACTGGGCCGAGTGATGAAGAAAAGGGAGCCCAGCCCAGGCGTGGGAAGGCAGCTGCTGGGCTGCATGCGGGCCCAG CACCAGTCCTCCGACGAGGACGATCTCTACAGTCGCCTCAAGTCACTGCAACGGCAGCTCGAGTTCATCGACATCCAGGAGGAGTACATCAAGCACGAGCAGAAGAATCTCAAGCGAGAGCTTCTTCGGGCCCAAGAAGAGGTCAAGACGATTCAGTCGGTTCCCCTCGTCATTGGCCAGTTCATGGAAATGGTTGATCAGAATAATGGGATAGTGGGCTCAACCACCGGCTCCAATTACTACGTTAGGATTCTTAGCACCATCAATCGGGAGCTTCTCAAGCCCTCTGCATTTGTTGCTTTGCATCACCATTCGAATGCCCTTGTTGATGTTCTTCCTCCTGAGGCCGACTCCAGTATCTCCCTTCTCAGCCAGTCGGAGAAGCCTGATGTCACCTATTCTGTATGCCCAATTCAATCTTTACTGGATGTTGTTATCATTTTTTAG
- the LOC133833185 gene encoding amino acid transporter AVT1J-like — translation MVLASPSAPSQLINRPSPPPAAMARTRSQRSTSETDDTSIAHGVPAAPLLVGEKQHVGIGRSEEEIESNINHNHDCQKTNSSFVKTCFNCLNALSGAGLVSIPYALASGGWLSLILLFVIASAAFYSGILIKRSLERDSINITTYSDIGYRAFGNKGRTMAAILMYSEQYLVATGFLILGGDNLNNLFPRVKLDILDGQQCFILIVALAILPSVLFDDLSLLSYVSASGVIASLVIFLSIVWAAAFDGIGFHLQNTSILNLQGLPTAVSLYAFCYSAHPVFPGLYTNIKNKNQFSNVLGLCFFLCTFTYAAVAVLGYLMYGTDIRSEITLNLPTKNVSSKVATYTTLITPIAKYAINVTPIVDEVKRCLPNHLSPKFSGMIIGTTILITNVVVALTVPFFALLMSLVGALVSVTTAITFPCLCYFKISGNYRRFGYETVVLLSIMMMGIAVAICGTYTSLLDIIRKLQS, via the exons ATGGTCCTCGCGTCTCCATCGGCTCCTTCTCAACTCATCAACCGGCCATCTCCACCACCAGCTGCCATGGCAAGAACACGATCTCAGAGGTCTACCTCTGAAACCGACGACACTTCTATCGCTCATGGCGTCCCAGCCGCTCCACTTCTGGTTGGTGAGAAGCAACATGTTGGGAtaggaagaagtgaagaagaaATTGAATCTAATATTAATCATAATCATGATTGCCAGAAAACGAATTCATCTTTCGTCAAAACCTGTTTCAATTGTTTAAATGCTTTATCAG GAGCTGGATTAGTTTCAATCCCATACGCACTAGCCTCGGGAGGATGGCTAAGCTTGATACTTCTCTTTGTTATAGCTAGTGCGGCATTTTACTCGGGCATACTTATAAAGAGGAGTTTGGAGCGAGATTCCATAAACATTACAACTTATTCTGATATAGGCTATCGTGCTTTTGGGAACAAGGGAAGAACAATGGCTGCCATTCTCATGTACTCAGAACAGTACTTAGTGGCAACTGGTTTTCTAATCCTTGGTGGTGATAACCTAAATAACCTATTTCCTCGTGTTAAACTTGACATTCTCGATGGCCAACAATGTTTCATTCTGATCGTTGCTCTAGCTATATTACCCTCGGTTTTGTTTGATGACTTGAGCCTTCTTTCTTATGTCTCGGCAAGTGGGGTTATAGCCTCTTTGGTCATCTTTTTGTCCATTGTTTGGGCTGCTGCCTTTGATGGCATTGGGTTTCATCTCCAAAATACATCTATTCTTAATTTGCAGGGACTTCCTACTGCTGTTAGCTTGTATGCCTTCTGTTATTCTGCCCATCCAGTCTTCCCCGGCCTCTACACCAACATCAAAAACAAAAATCAGTTTTCTAAT GTACTGGGTTTGTGCTTCTTTCTATGCACATTTACATATGCTGCAGTGGCAGTACTAGGATACCTGATGTACGGGACAGATATCCGATCAGAGATCACATTGAACCTGCCAACAAAGAATGTGAGCTCAAAAGTGGCCACATACACCACCTTGATCACTCCCATAGCCAAATATGCCATAAATGTGACACCCATTGTGGATGAAGTCAAACGTTGCTTACCAAATCATCTCAGCCCCAAATTCTCTGGTATGATAATAGGTACCACCATCTTAATAACTAATGTTGTGGTAGCTCTCACGGTACCCTTCTTTGCATTACTAATGTCACTGGTCGGTGCCTTGGTCAGTGTCACAACCGCAATTACATTCCCATGTTTATGCTACTTCAAAATATCTGGTAATTACCGAAGATTTGGATATGAAACTGTAGTTTTATTGAGTATAATGATGATGGGTATTGCAGTTGCTATATGTGGAACTTACACCTCTCTGCTAGACATAATAAGGAAGCTTCAATCATAA